The following are encoded together in the Serratia sp. UGAL515B_01 genome:
- the rnhB gene encoding ribonuclease HII: MIQPFVYPSALLIAGVDEVGRGPLVGAVVTAAVILDPARPIAGLADSKKLSEKRRSALYDKIVDNALSWSLGRAEPYEIDQLNILHATMLAMQRAVAGLHIEPDMVLIDGNRCPALPMRSMAVVKGDSRVAEISAASILAKVTRDREMTELDRSFPEYGFAKHKGYPTAFHLEKLAVLGATKHHRRSFAPVRQVLER; encoded by the coding sequence ATGATACAACCCTTTGTTTACCCCTCTGCGCTGCTGATCGCTGGTGTGGATGAAGTAGGGCGAGGTCCTTTGGTTGGTGCCGTAGTGACCGCTGCAGTGATACTTGATCCAGCAAGACCTATCGCTGGTTTGGCTGATTCAAAGAAACTTAGCGAGAAACGGCGTTCGGCGTTGTACGACAAAATTGTTGATAACGCACTATCATGGAGCCTGGGACGCGCTGAACCTTATGAGATTGACCAACTTAACATCTTGCATGCTACCATGTTGGCGATGCAGCGTGCGGTTGCTGGTTTGCATATCGAGCCTGACATGGTGCTAATTGATGGCAACCGTTGCCCAGCACTGCCGATGCGTTCTATGGCGGTGGTGAAAGGCGACAGCCGGGTTGCAGAAATTAGCGCGGCATCTATTCTGGCAAAAGTCACACGCGATCGGGAAATGACCGAGTTGGATCGGTCTTTTCCCGAATATGGTTTTGCCAAACATAAAGGCTATCCCACCGCATTTCATTTAGAAAAACTGGCGGTGTTGGGAGCAACCAAACACCACCGACGTAGCTTTGCACCTGTAAGACAGGTGCTGGAGCGGTAA
- the lpxA gene encoding acyl-ACP--UDP-N-acetylglucosamine O-acyltransferase: MIDKTAFIHPGAIVEQGAVIGAGAHIGPFCYVGSQVEIGAGTVLKSHVVVNGITRIGRDNEIYQFASIGEANQDLKYAGEPTKVEIGDRNRIRESVTIHRGTAQGTGVTKVGNDNLLMVNVHVAHDCVVGNSCVLANNATLAGHVEIDDHAIIGGMTAIHQFCIIGAHVMVGGCSGIAQDVPPFVIAQGNHATPFGINAVGLKRRGFDKDEMHAIRNAYKILYRSEKPLEEAKEEIKAMVKENPVLKQFIDFFARSTRGIIR; encoded by the coding sequence GTGATTGATAAAACCGCCTTTATCCATCCTGGGGCAATCGTTGAGCAAGGTGCCGTAATTGGCGCTGGTGCGCACATTGGTCCTTTCTGTTACGTCGGATCCCAGGTGGAAATCGGCGCGGGTACAGTACTGAAATCGCACGTTGTAGTGAACGGTATCACTAGGATTGGCCGCGATAACGAGATTTATCAATTTGCCTCTATTGGAGAGGCGAATCAGGATCTGAAATATGCGGGCGAACCTACAAAAGTTGAAATCGGTGATCGCAACCGTATTCGTGAAAGCGTGACTATCCACCGCGGCACCGCTCAAGGTACAGGTGTGACCAAAGTTGGCAATGACAACTTGCTGATGGTTAACGTACATGTTGCTCATGATTGTGTGGTGGGGAATTCCTGTGTACTTGCGAACAACGCAACGCTTGCTGGACACGTGGAGATTGATGATCATGCCATTATTGGTGGTATGACCGCTATTCACCAATTCTGTATCATCGGTGCTCATGTCATGGTCGGTGGCTGTTCCGGCATAGCACAAGACGTACCTCCTTTTGTTATCGCCCAAGGTAACCACGCCACTCCATTTGGTATAAATGCTGTTGGTCTGAAACGCCGTGGTTTTGACAAGGATGAAATGCATGCGATCCGTAATGCATACAAAATCCTTTATCGCAGCGAGAAACCCTTGGAGGAAGCTAAAGAAGAAATTAAAGCTATGGTGAAAGAAAACCCTGTGCTAAAGCAATTTATTGATTTCTTCGCTCGTTCCACCCGAGGGATCATTCGCTGA
- the fabZ gene encoding 3-hydroxyacyl-ACP dehydratase FabZ: protein MTTDTHTLDIAEILELLPHRYPFLLVDRVLEFEEHKYLRAVKNVTVNEPFFQGHFPGKPILPGVLILEAMAQATGILAFKSVGKLEPGELYYFAGIDEARFKRPVVPGDQMIMEVTFEKTRRGLTRFKGVATVDGKIVCEATMMCARSREA from the coding sequence TTGACTACTGACACTCATACTCTGGATATTGCAGAAATTTTGGAGTTACTTCCTCACCGTTACCCGTTTTTGCTGGTCGATCGTGTGTTGGAATTTGAAGAACACAAGTATCTGCGGGCGGTGAAGAACGTAACTGTTAATGAGCCGTTTTTCCAGGGGCATTTCCCTGGTAAACCGATTTTACCAGGTGTACTGATTCTGGAGGCGATGGCCCAGGCCACTGGTATTCTAGCATTCAAGAGCGTGGGTAAGCTTGAGCCAGGTGAATTGTATTATTTTGCTGGTATTGATGAAGCCCGCTTCAAACGCCCTGTAGTACCTGGCGATCAGATGATTATGGAAGTCACTTTCGAAAAAACTCGCCGTGGCCTGACGCGCTTTAAAGGGGTAGCAACCGTTGACGGAAAAATTGTCTGCGAAGCAACCATGATGTGTGCCCGCAGCCGGGAGGCATAA
- the skp gene encoding molecular chaperone Skp has translation MKKLLCAAGLGLAMAASASVQAADKIAVVNVSSIFQQLPAREAVAKQLEDEFKGRASELQKMERDLQTKMQKLQRDGSTMKASDRSKMEKDLMAQREQFSQKAQAFEQDNRRRQMEERNKILSRIQDAVKAVASKEGYDVVIDANAVAYADSAKDITAAVQKQVK, from the coding sequence GTGAAAAAGTTGTTGTGTGCCGCAGGCCTTGGTTTAGCAATGGCTGCTTCAGCCAGCGTTCAGGCAGCTGACAAGATTGCTGTTGTCAACGTTTCCAGTATCTTCCAACAGCTGCCAGCGCGTGAAGCTGTGGCTAAACAACTGGAAGATGAGTTTAAAGGCCGCGCGAGCGAACTCCAGAAAATGGAACGCGACCTGCAAACTAAAATGCAGAAATTGCAGCGTGACGGTTCTACCATGAAAGCCAGCGATCGCTCTAAGATGGAAAAAGATCTGATGGCTCAACGTGAGCAGTTCTCTCAAAAAGCGCAGGCTTTTGAGCAAGATAACCGCCGTCGCCAGATGGAAGAGCGTAACAAAATCCTGAGCCGAATTCAGGATGCAGTTAAAGCCGTTGCCAGCAAAGAAGGTTACGACGTAGTCATCGACGCAAACGCGGTTGCTTATGCAGACTCTGCCAAAGACATTACTGCTGCTGTGCAGAAACAGGTTAAATAA
- the lpxB gene encoding lipid-A-disaccharide synthase — protein sequence MINRPLTIGLVAGETSGDILGAGLIRALKKQHPDARFVGVAGPLMQAEGCEAWYEMEELAVMGVVEVLERLPRLLKIRKELTRRFSELKPDVFVGIDAPDFNITLEGRLKKRDIRTIHYVSPSVWAWRQKRVFKIGKATDLVLAFLPFEKAFYDRFNVPCRFIGHTMADAMPLQPDKQAARMMLGIPLDVQCLALLPGSRAAEVEMLSADFLRTARLLRAHYPELEVVVPLVNAKRREQFERIKAEVAPELHVHLLDGKGREAMIASDAALLASGTAALECMLAKCPMVVGYRMKPLTFWLAERLVKTPYVSLPNLLAGQEIVTELLQHDCVPDKLAAALLPLLEESQETALLKHTFLELHHSIRCGADEQAAQAVLELAVS from the coding sequence ATGATAAATCGTCCATTAACTATCGGGCTGGTTGCCGGTGAAACTTCCGGTGATATTCTTGGTGCCGGATTAATCCGTGCACTCAAGAAGCAACATCCTGACGCACGTTTCGTTGGCGTAGCAGGTCCGCTGATGCAGGCCGAAGGGTGTGAAGCCTGGTATGAGATGGAAGAGCTGGCGGTAATGGGCGTGGTCGAAGTGCTCGAGCGTCTACCACGCCTGTTGAAGATCCGTAAGGAGCTTACCCGCCGGTTTAGTGAATTGAAGCCTGACGTATTTGTTGGTATTGACGCACCTGATTTCAATATCACACTCGAAGGCCGCCTCAAGAAACGTGACATTCGCACTATACACTACGTCAGTCCTTCAGTGTGGGCTTGGCGACAAAAGCGCGTTTTCAAAATTGGTAAAGCGACCGATCTGGTCCTGGCGTTTCTCCCTTTCGAAAAAGCGTTTTATGATCGTTTCAACGTTCCCTGCCGCTTTATCGGCCATACCATGGCTGATGCGATGCCATTGCAGCCAGACAAACAGGCCGCACGCATGATGCTGGGTATCCCCCTTGATGTACAGTGTTTGGCTTTGTTGCCAGGAAGTCGCGCTGCTGAAGTGGAAATGTTGAGCGCTGATTTTCTCAGGACTGCACGTCTACTGCGTGCGCATTACCCGGAGCTGGAGGTGGTAGTTCCACTTGTTAACGCTAAGCGGCGCGAGCAATTCGAACGTATCAAAGCTGAGGTTGCACCAGAACTTCATGTTCATCTGCTGGATGGCAAAGGGCGTGAGGCGATGATTGCCAGCGATGCTGCTCTGTTGGCTTCAGGTACTGCAGCGCTGGAATGCATGTTGGCTAAGTGTCCGATGGTCGTGGGATATCGCATGAAGCCATTGACTTTTTGGTTGGCGGAACGCCTAGTGAAAACGCCGTATGTATCGTTACCGAATCTTCTTGCCGGGCAAGAAATCGTCACGGAGTTGCTACAGCACGATTGTGTACCAGATAAGCTGGCTGCGGCTTTATTACCGTTGTTAGAAGAGAGTCAGGAAACGGCACTGTTGAAACACACTTTTCTTGAACTGCACCACAGCATTCGCTGTGGTGCCGATGAACAGGCCGCTCAGGCTGTATTGGAACTAGCAGTATCATGA
- the lpxD gene encoding UDP-3-O-(3-hydroxymyristoyl)glucosamine N-acyltransferase — protein MPSIRLADLAQQLDAQLHGDGDIVITGIASMHSAQSGQITFLSNSRYQAQLASCKASAVVLTEADLPHCRSAALVVKNPYLTYARMAQLMDTTPAPAVDIAPSAVVSPDARLGKNVAVGANAVIESGAELGDNVIIGPGCFIGKHARIGVGTRLWANVTIYHEVEIGQHCLIQSGTVIGADGFGYAFDRGNWIKIPQLGTVIIGDRVEIGSCTTIDRGALDNTRIGNGVIIDNQCQIAHNVVIGENTAVAGGVIMAGSLKVGRYCQIGGASVINGHMEIADKVVVTGMGMVMRPITEPGVYSSGIPLQPNKVWRKTAALVMNIDEISKRLKAVERKIGKD, from the coding sequence ATGCCTTCGATTCGACTGGCTGATTTAGCGCAGCAGTTGGATGCACAATTGCACGGTGATGGCGATATTGTCATCACCGGCATTGCTTCTATGCATTCTGCACAGTCTGGGCAAATTACTTTTTTGTCAAACAGCCGCTACCAAGCTCAGTTGGCCTCTTGCAAGGCAAGTGCTGTTGTGCTCACTGAAGCAGATTTACCGCACTGCCGTTCTGCTGCTCTTGTAGTTAAAAACCCTTATCTGACCTATGCGCGCATGGCGCAATTGATGGACACTACTCCGGCACCTGCGGTCGATATCGCGCCAAGTGCAGTGGTGTCACCCGACGCTCGGCTGGGTAAAAATGTTGCCGTAGGGGCCAATGCGGTTATCGAATCCGGTGCGGAATTGGGCGATAACGTCATCATTGGTCCTGGTTGTTTTATAGGTAAACATGCCCGGATTGGCGTGGGGACTCGTCTATGGGCGAACGTAACGATTTATCATGAAGTTGAAATTGGCCAGCATTGTCTTATCCAGTCGGGAACGGTGATTGGTGCAGATGGCTTTGGCTATGCTTTTGATCGTGGTAACTGGATCAAAATCCCACAGTTAGGGACGGTCATTATTGGCGATCGTGTTGAGATTGGCTCCTGTACCACTATCGATCGCGGTGCGTTGGATAACACCCGGATTGGGAATGGTGTTATCATTGATAACCAGTGTCAGATTGCACATAACGTTGTGATTGGTGAGAATACCGCGGTCGCGGGTGGTGTGATCATGGCAGGTAGCTTGAAAGTTGGTCGTTATTGCCAGATTGGTGGTGCCAGTGTGATCAATGGTCATATGGAGATCGCTGACAAGGTTGTCGTTACTGGGATGGGGATGGTTATGCGACCAATCACCGAACCTGGGGTATACTCCTCTGGCATTCCGTTACAACCCAATAAAGTTTGGCGCAAAACAGCTGCGTTGGTGATGAATATCGATGAGATTAGCAAACGCTTGAAAGCTGTCGAACGAAAAATCGGGAAAGACTAA